From the genome of Sphingobacterium sp. UGAL515B_05:
TAACGGATGCAGCACTCACTCCTTATTCGGCAATAAAACGTTCGATCGGTAAATTGACAGCAGATGAGTATGTGGTTGTGATCGGAGTTGGAGGTTTGGGCCATGTTGCCTTGCAAATACTAAATGAAGTAAGCGCGAGTTCAATTATCGCCTGTGATGTCACCGAAGAAAAACTAGCCTTTGCTAAAGAACTGGGCGCAGCCTATGTGGTCAATTCGAAGGATGCAAATGCAGCCGAACAAATCAATAAGATTACGGGCATTAAAAAAGCTAAAGTAGTGATTGATTTTGTAGGCGCAACATCGACTATAGATCTAGGAACAAAGGTTGTGGGTTTGGATGGTGACCTGACAATTGTTGGATTGGGCGGAGGAAACTACCAGTACAGTATGTCGGGGCTTCCTTTTGGCGTGTGTATGACAAACCCATATTGGGGCTCGCGGGTTGAACTCATGGAAGTTGTCGGCTTGGCTAGGCAAAGGAAGATTCATATTGAAATTGAGCAGTTTAAGCTTGATCAGGCCAACGAAGTTTATGATCGAATGCGCAACGGTAAGATCAAAGGAAGGGCTGTACTGATTCCTTAGGAAAAAAAGTCTATCTTTTTAGTAGTTTATTTTGGTTTTTATCTTTTTGATGCTTATCTTTGTTGTATCATAATTTAGGTTTATAATTGGTTATTTAAGGTTTTCATTCTCCCCGTTTGAAAACCTTTTTTTTAAACTCTCTCTTTTGATTGATTATTAAAAACCTTCTGCCTTCTTTACTGTTGTAATACTAATAATCCGCGCTGATTTATCTGCAAAATATTTATGGACAAAACAATTCTCGTACTCACCGATTTTTCTGAAAATTCATGGACCGCTATCCGCTATGCGGCGAATCTGGCTAAAAGATTTAACTGGACAGTAGAGCTTCTGCATACTTATACTATCCCAATAAAAGACAGTGTCCATGCTAAAATGGAGAATATATTTTTGACGCCTCAGAAGGAAGAGGCTGAAGGCATGCT
Proteins encoded in this window:
- a CDS encoding NAD(P)-dependent alcohol dehydrogenase is translated as MKAIRFFGHKDVRVVNDMVKPVPKGDEVLLKIGGAGVCHSDLHIIDEGTVVGTVFTLGHENAGWIEEVGSDVKDYKKGDAVLVYGPWGCGHCKPCQQSKENYCDHQSEMAYGGGLGLDGGMAEYMLVPSSRLLVPIYDLDPVIAAPLTDAALTPYSAIKRSIGKLTADEYVVVIGVGGLGHVALQILNEVSASSIIACDVTEEKLAFAKELGAAYVVNSKDANAAEQINKITGIKKAKVVIDFVGATSTIDLGTKVVGLDGDLTIVGLGGGNYQYSMSGLPFGVCMTNPYWGSRVELMEVVGLARQRKIHIEIEQFKLDQANEVYDRMRNGKIKGRAVLIP